Proteins from a single region of Gossypium arboreum isolate Shixiya-1 chromosome 1, ASM2569848v2, whole genome shotgun sequence:
- the LOC108483589 gene encoding uncharacterized protein LOC108483589: MGENERTMNNIKGKGVAERSRANHNYSGEDEDDDKITSFSFPSVKSSPRNASSKYDFVKVRVWLGDNADHYYVLSRFLLSRMLTVTKIPNHVAIKIALELKKLLIDNSLLDVSQSDLEVNLFKLMERRGYGEEYINRYKMMTRFHHQRVPLVILVCGTACVGKSTIATQLAQRLNLPNVLQTDMVYELLRTATDAPLASTPVWERDFSSSEELITEFCRECRIVRKGLNGDLKKAMKDGKPIIIEGIHLDPSIYLMDDEHKAATSVAEGHQPNPLSVASNSAVQVENNCTSTSGSNVVNSQNHLVHGVPADQVNKVSESLESIALATASENKGETVKAAEVNGSTTRKEKPGPKPIIIPIVLKMAEFDHKALLEERITTRTLSGKCVVQDTDKLITNLKTIQNYLCSFESQGLTVVNVAATTFPQTLDWLHGYLLQCIEQGISSESNEKSRQPAEK, from the exons atgggAGAAAATGAGAGGACGATGAACAACATCAAGGGCAAGGGAGTTGCAGAGCGTTCAAGAGCTAACCACAATTACAGTGGTGAAGACGAAGACGACGACAAGATTACCAGTTTCTCTTTTCCTTCAGTCAAATCCAGTCCTCGCAACGCTTCTTCCAAATACGACTTCGTCAAG GTGAGGGTCTGGTTGGGTGATAACGCCGATCACTATTATGTTTTATCCAGATTTTTGCTCAGCAGAATGTTAACTGTCACAAAG ATTCCGAATCATGTAGCTATTAAAATCGCTCTTGAGCTCAAGAAGCTGCTTATAGACAACAGCCTTTTGGATGT CTCACAGTCTGATTTGGAAGTTAATCTTTTTAAG CTAATGGAGCGGCGTGGTTATGGGGAAGAGTATATAAATCGGTACAAGATGATGACCAG ATTTCACCATCAAAGGGTTCCTTTGGTGATTCTTGTTTGTGGAACTGCCTGTGTTGGGAAGTCTACAATAGCCACACAACTTGCACAGAGGCTGAACTTGCCTAATGTCTTACAG ACAGATATGGTTTATGAATTGCTGCGCACAGCAACGGA TGCACCATTGGCATCCACTCCTGTATGGGAACGGGATTTCAGTTCCTCCGAGGAGTTGATTACAGAATTTTGTCGAGAATGCAGGATAGTTCGTAAAG GGTTGAATGGGGATCTAAAAAAGGCAATGAAAGATGGAAAACCAATTATAATCGAG GGAATACATTTGGATCCAAGCATTTATTTAATGGATGATGAACATAAAGCTGCAACCTCTGTGGCTGAAGGGCATCAACCAAACCCACTGTCCGTGGCATCAAATTCTGCAGTGCAAGTGGAAAATAATTGCACAAGTACATCTGGAAGTAATGTGGTAAATAGCCAAAACCATCTTGTGCATGGTGTGCCTGCTGATCAGGTGAACAAAGTCTCTGAATCTCTGGAGTCCATTGCTCTAGCAACCGCATCTGAGAATAAAG GTGAAACTGTTAAGGCAGCAGAAGTAAATGGAAGTACCACTAGAAAAGAGAAACCTGGTCCTAAACCAATAATTATACCCATAGTTCTGAAGATGGCTGAATTTGATCATAAG GCATTACTAGAGGAGCGGATCACTACTCGGACATTAAGTGGTAAATGTGTAGTCCAG GATACAGATAAGCTAATAACCAACTTAAAGACCATTCAAAACTATCTTTGCTCTTTCGAGTCCCAG GGTTTAACAGTTGTCAATGTAGCAGCGACCACATTTCCACAGACATTAGATTGGTTGCATGGATATCTTCTTCAG TGCATTGAGCAAGGCATTTCCTCAGAGTCCAATGAAAAAAGTAGGCAACCAGCCGAAAAATAG